Proteins encoded in a region of the Anoxybacillus amylolyticus genome:
- a CDS encoding YugN family protein — MKFENTGIENQTAELSRLDELMKSLGFVRAGQWDYERVTYDRKFEMKGDVYYLRVQGYAIEGEVDTRYAVIRLLTPLLGKHYYPHGVEYGEGESFPSSLVSQCQSLLAQVKEGLAKMNA; from the coding sequence ATGAAATTTGAAAACACGGGCATTGAAAATCAAACGGCAGAATTGTCCCGCTTAGATGAATTAATGAAAAGCTTGGGGTTTGTTCGCGCTGGTCAATGGGACTACGAACGAGTTACATACGATCGAAAATTTGAAATGAAAGGCGACGTATACTATCTTCGCGTACAGGGGTATGCAATTGAAGGAGAAGTCGATACACGCTATGCGGTCATTAGGTTGCTTACGCCGCTTCTTGGAAAGCACTATTATCCGCATGGAGTCGAATATGGCGAAGGAGAAAGCTTCCCGTCTTCGTTAGTCAGCCAATGCCAAAGCCTTTTAGCACAAGTAAAAGAAGGACTAGCAAAAATGAACGCATGA
- the ctaF gene encoding cytochrome c oxidase subunit IVB: protein MANQMNTGNPHVDLAYRRKKNAEEMKHQVISFVLMIALTLIAFFAVGYNEFSHWFSVPFILLLAVVQVAFQLYYFMHMSHKGHELPSLFIYGGVLVAFVTVWAFMTVVWW, encoded by the coding sequence ATGGCGAATCAAATGAATACAGGAAACCCGCATGTTGATTTAGCGTACCGTCGCAAAAAAAATGCGGAAGAAATGAAACACCAAGTCATTTCATTTGTACTAATGATTGCATTGACGCTTATTGCGTTTTTTGCCGTCGGGTATAACGAGTTTTCACATTGGTTTTCTGTTCCATTCATTTTGCTTCTTGCCGTTGTGCAAGTAGCGTTTCAGCTGTATTACTTCATGCATATGAGCCATAAAGGTCATGAACTTCCATCGCTTTTCATTTATGGTGGTGTGCTCGTTGCGTTTGTTACAGTTTGGGCGTTTATGACGGTTGTTTGGTGGTAA
- the ctaE gene encoding cytochrome c oxidase subunit III, with translation MHVEEKLTAETFPASPEKATLEGKNKFLGFWLFLGGETVLFASLFATYLALRDKTAGGPPAHELFRMPLVFVATMLLLTSSLTSVYAIYHMKNFDFKKMQLWFGITVLLGAGFLGLEIFEFNEYVHEGHVFTKSAFASSFYTLVGTHGGHVAFGLLWILTLMIRNAKRGLNLYNAPKFYVASLYWHFIDVVWVFIFTVVYLMGMVG, from the coding sequence ATGCACGTTGAAGAAAAATTGACAGCAGAAACGTTTCCTGCGTCACCCGAAAAAGCCACCCTCGAAGGGAAAAATAAATTTTTAGGTTTTTGGTTATTCTTAGGGGGAGAGACGGTTCTCTTCGCCTCCCTCTTCGCTACGTATTTAGCGTTGCGAGATAAAACAGCTGGTGGTCCACCGGCGCACGAGTTGTTCCGTATGCCACTCGTTTTTGTGGCAACGATGCTTCTTTTAACGAGCAGTTTAACGAGTGTGTACGCGATTTATCACATGAAAAACTTTGATTTTAAAAAAATGCAGCTTTGGTTTGGCATTACGGTGCTTCTAGGTGCAGGCTTTTTAGGGCTTGAGATTTTCGAGTTCAATGAGTACGTTCACGAAGGCCATGTATTTACGAAAAGTGCATTTGCCTCTTCGTTCTATACGCTAGTTGGTACGCACGGTGGTCACGTCGCGTTCGGCTTGCTTTGGATTTTAACACTTATGATTCGCAACGCGAAACGAGGCTTAAACTTATACAACGCACCGAAGTTTTACGTCGCCAGCTTATATTGGCACTTTATTGACGTTGTATGGGTGTTCATCTTTACGGTTGTATATTTAATGGGAATGGTGGGGTGA
- the ctaG gene encoding cytochrome c oxidase assembly factor CtaG — MFASLQMFGFMALWSPFFFIFLLLIGAVYALSVGPWKGKWTTENCPSRKQKTYFYTGLVLLYVIKGSPIDLLGHLMFSVHMTQMAILYLIVPQCFILGIPNWMYEKLFRVGAIKRVYAFLTKPLIALLLFNGLFSFYHVPLIFDVIKTNMLYHASVTTILFIAAWCMWWPVINKLPEWQTLSGIKKVGYIFANGVLLTPACALIIFADTPLYRTFSDPSAWLNALQLCVPSGTLASLHLTGPQMFLSMSLLNDQQLGGVLMKIIQEIVYGTMLFFIFIDWYQKEREKEPQETAVSPHPSES, encoded by the coding sequence ATGTTTGCATCATTGCAAATGTTCGGGTTTATGGCGTTATGGAGCCCGTTTTTCTTCATTTTTTTATTGCTTATCGGTGCAGTTTATGCACTTTCGGTTGGACCATGGAAAGGAAAATGGACGACGGAAAATTGCCCATCCCGAAAACAAAAAACGTATTTTTATACGGGACTCGTCTTGCTTTACGTCATCAAAGGATCACCAATTGATTTGCTTGGTCACTTAATGTTTAGTGTGCATATGACGCAAATGGCGATTTTATATTTAATTGTTCCGCAATGTTTTATTTTAGGAATTCCAAATTGGATGTACGAGAAACTATTTCGTGTGGGTGCGATCAAGCGAGTGTATGCTTTTTTGACAAAACCGCTTATTGCTCTTTTGTTATTCAATGGGCTGTTTTCATTTTACCACGTTCCGCTTATTTTCGATGTGATTAAAACGAATATGCTTTATCATGCGTCGGTTACGACCATTCTTTTTATCGCTGCATGGTGTATGTGGTGGCCAGTTATCAATAAGTTGCCAGAGTGGCAAACCTTGTCTGGAATTAAAAAAGTTGGGTACATTTTTGCCAATGGTGTGTTGTTAACACCAGCATGTGCGCTTATTATTTTTGCAGATACACCGCTTTATCGAACGTTTTCTGATCCGAGCGCTTGGTTGAATGCGCTTCAGTTATGCGTGCCTAGCGGGACATTAGCTTCGTTGCATTTAACTGGACCACAAATGTTTTTATCGATGTCGTTGTTGAACGATCAGCAGCTCGGTGGTGTGTTAATGAAAATTATTCAAGAAATTGTGTATGGAACGATGTTGTTTTTTATTTTTATTGATTGGTATCAAAAAGAGAGAGAGAAGGAGCCGCAGGAAACAGCTGTATCACCGCATCCTTCTGAATCATAA
- a CDS encoding DUF420 domain-containing protein has product MEYSLPILPTISTSCIVISAVLVAYGWSLIRKRNIEAHKKVMLWAAAFALLFFLIYLSRTVFVGNTSFGGPDDVKIYYTIFLVFHIVLATVGAVFGVVTLLTAFKQNFMKHKKLGPITSVVWFFTAATGVVVYLLLYVFYHGGETTSMIKAILGF; this is encoded by the coding sequence ATGGAATATTCATTGCCAATTCTTCCAACAATCAGTACAAGTTGCATTGTCATTAGTGCTGTACTTGTTGCGTACGGCTGGTCGCTCATTCGAAAACGAAACATAGAGGCGCATAAAAAGGTGATGTTATGGGCGGCCGCTTTTGCTTTATTGTTCTTTCTTATTTATTTGTCTCGGACTGTATTTGTCGGAAATACGAGCTTTGGTGGTCCAGACGATGTAAAAATATATTATACGATCTTTTTAGTGTTTCATATCGTCTTAGCGACGGTTGGAGCGGTATTTGGGGTTGTGACGCTACTTACTGCTTTTAAACAAAATTTTATGAAGCATAAAAAACTTGGACCGATTACGAGCGTCGTTTGGTTTTTCACGGCTGCAACTGGTGTTGTCGTTTATTTACTGTTGTATGTGTTTTATCATGGCGGTGAAACGACATCGATGATTAAGGCGATTTTAGGTTTTTAA